One genomic window of Acidobacteriota bacterium includes the following:
- a CDS encoding amidohydrolase family protein, producing NAAYAIGRENELGSLEPGKKADILIFNFKNHSHLVYHFGDNHINKVIKEGKLVIDRGGDICYL from the coding sequence TCAACGCCGCCTATGCCATCGGCAGGGAAAACGAGCTGGGAAGCCTTGAGCCAGGGAAGAAAGCTGACATCCTCATCTTCAACTTCAAAAATCACTCCCACCTGGTTTACCACTTTGGGGATAATCACATTAATAAGGTGATAAAGGAAGGGAAATTGGTCATCGATCGAGGAGGCGATATCTGCTATCTCTAA